Proteins encoded within one genomic window of Hevea brasiliensis isolate MT/VB/25A 57/8 chromosome 8, ASM3005281v1, whole genome shotgun sequence:
- the LOC131182544 gene encoding uncharacterized protein LOC131182544: protein MATSKVRLKLLIDKKNHKVLFAEAGKDFVDFLLYLLNLPLGSVIRLLTEQDMVGCLGDLYKSVDELGESYMSTSKIKESILKPTVSISATEVPLLLSSDELPTKLYKCRHCNNNTAEEPNGTCPSCVSIGYHDERVPSAEKGFVKGVITYMVMDNLEVSPMSSISSITLLNKFKILELSALEERVVDLEMDEALKLLKESLQSKTVLTKVFLGSVENQEVYVAQ, encoded by the exons ATGGCAACATCCAAAGTTAGGTTGAAGCTTCTGATAGACAAAAAGAACCACAAGGTTCTTTTTGCAGAAGCAGGAAAAGATTTTGTGGATTTCCTTCTATACCTTCTTAATCTCCCTTTAGGGTCTGTAATTAGGCTCTTAACAGAGCAAGACATGGTGGGTTGCCTAGGGGACCTGTATAAGAGTGTTGACGAACTCGGTGAATCTTACATGAGCACAAGCAAAATTAAAGAATCCATTTTGAAGCCAACAGTTTCCATCTCCGCCACTGAAGTCCCTCTCTTATTGTCTAGTGATGAACTCCCCACGAAACTATACAAATGTCGACATTGTAACAACAACACAGCTGAGGAACCAAATGGGACTTGTCCTAGTTGCGTTTCTATAGGATATCATGATGAGCGGGTGCCTTCTGCTGAGAAGGGTTTTGTGAAGGGTGTGATAACTTACATGGTGATGGATAATTTGGAGGTGAGCCCTATGT CTTCCATATCAAGCATTACTCTGCTCAACAAGTTCAAGATCCTGGAATTAAGTGCACTTGAAGAAAGGGTGGTTGATTTAGAAATGGATGAG GCTTTGAAGCTACTCAAGGAATCTTTGCAGTCTAAAACAGTTCTTACAAAAGTCTTTCTTGGAAGCGTGGAGAATCAGGAAGTTTATGTGGCTCAGTGA